GTCCCAATTGCCAGGCGCCAGACCGCCCACGAACTTCGAGCCGAACGAAGTCACCTGACCTGGGTCAAGATTGACCGTGCTGCATGGGCTGTTGCATTGAATACCGACGGGGAAAAGCCCACTGGTGACCGTTCCTATAGGGTCGACCGCCGCAGTCGCTTTCGCCGCGACGTTCGCCGTGTTAAGCCCGATCAATTTGCCGAAGTAGTATGGAACCGTACGCTTGATGCCGACGGAAACCTCCGTGTCGGTGACGTTCGTGAAGACGATTTTATCGACGAACCCGCCCGGATGCGTCGTCTCCGTGCACAAAGTCGGATAGGTGGCCGCGGGATCGTTGATCCCGTTTATGCAGGCATAGCCGTTGACGTAATTCACTACGGCCGGCTGAACAGTGGATGCAGAGCCGGCAACTCCCGTGAGCTGCGAGGCTCCCGCCAGCGCTGCCGCGTCAGCCGCCTTCTGTACCATCGACCAGTTGAAGTAGATAAGTGCGAAATCCACGCCGAGAGCCATCACTCCGAGCAGCACGGGCAGGACTATGGTGAAGACGGCCACAATCTGACCTTTCGAGTGCGGACCCCGTAATGCTTCGAAAGACGTTGAACAGCGAACTTAACCGGAAATGCTCCGATTTAGTTCTAATTCATCTATGTTATGCTTATGCATCCTGTACGTTTTACTGATCGGATGCAATACCTTTTCTGCCTATCGATGACGCTTTTCTTGTCAGACGAGCTAATCTGCTGATTTTTCGCGCATTTCTGAAAGCCAACACCGGCTAAAAAGAACCATTGACGCCCCACAGGTCTCAGATACTCCTTCGCGCTACGTCGTAGCGGCGATCGCCTGCG
The sequence above is drawn from the Candidatus Binataceae bacterium genome and encodes:
- a CDS encoding TadE family protein — protein: MAVFTIVLPVLLGVMALGVDFALIYFNWSMVQKAADAAALAGASQLTGVAGSASTVQPAVVNYVNGYACINGINDPAATYPTLCTETTHPGGFVDKIVFTNVTDTEVSVGIKRTVPYYFGKLIGLNTANVAAKATAAVDPIGTVTSGLFPVGIQCNSPCSTVNLDPGQVTSFGSKFVGGLAPGNWDWLDLGQGKGASALGSAIQNGASGSFSISEDVGSAPGNKGNSGPVKKGLNARLSSCATTTAATDPCQNGALVGGTNGIGGTSGVPSNDPCLVTMPAVDFTGCNGGSCSMPIEAFAQIYLEQNSTGTDIEGCFIRTLSPSAVGSSSAPNLGPLAPPILIN